The following proteins come from a genomic window of Deinococcus depolymerans:
- a CDS encoding sensor domain-containing diguanylate cyclase, producing MLRSPDRSLALYTVPVAAVLALLLTLILPDNPRLWDALNRALPSATDRRIVLVGIDDASLRDYGRIGTWPRELYGQALRTLNQAGATAIGIDVLLSDPALNDRRLADAFSQPNVVLATAPGESGLLASPDWRSPTGISALNVSPDGIVRTFQTGYPTGDRGPLGASFARQLAVAAGRNVPLSTEPQLLRYSSPDQDRLPVIPFRDVVNGNVRYGDIQGKIVIVGLTATGTGGPTVRDVTGQTVAGAALQARAVSSLLSPPFTRLPTWLIALLAVATAVTAVLARGMWGFGLAMLTLAAAIPLWLGNILLPGVTLSYAAILGTALVALERWWNLRNLSVRDPLTGFGNRVAFTRALEQRWAGRAARPLGLLLVDLSGFRKVNELYGLQAGDELLRDLSGRIMKHKRRGDLIFRWGPDEFAVLLDNASTQDMALVTQRLQDSLGQLSYRDLHVRTSVGAARTSPDIQTPIDLVEAASRSRYRVKYQREQRG from the coding sequence ATGTTGAGATCCCCTGACCGCTCGCTGGCGCTGTACACCGTCCCGGTGGCGGCGGTCCTCGCGCTGCTGCTGACCCTGATCCTGCCGGACAACCCGCGCCTCTGGGACGCCCTGAACCGCGCCCTGCCCAGCGCCACCGACCGCCGCATCGTGCTGGTCGGCATCGACGACGCCTCCCTGCGCGACTACGGCCGCATCGGCACCTGGCCCCGCGAACTGTACGGGCAGGCGCTGCGCACCCTCAACCAGGCCGGCGCGACCGCCATCGGCATCGACGTGCTGCTCAGCGACCCCGCCCTGAACGACCGCCGCCTCGCCGACGCCTTCAGTCAGCCGAACGTCGTCCTGGCCACCGCCCCCGGCGAGAGCGGCCTGCTCGCCAGCCCCGACTGGCGTTCCCCGACCGGCATCAGCGCCCTGAACGTCAGCCCCGACGGCATCGTCCGCACCTTCCAGACCGGCTACCCCACCGGCGACCGCGGCCCCCTCGGCGCCAGCTTCGCGCGGCAGCTGGCCGTCGCCGCCGGCCGGAACGTCCCACTGAGCACCGAACCGCAACTGCTGCGCTACAGCTCCCCCGACCAGGACCGCCTGCCCGTCATTCCCTTCCGGGACGTCGTGAACGGCAACGTCCGCTACGGTGACATTCAGGGCAAGATCGTCATCGTCGGCCTGACCGCCACCGGCACCGGCGGCCCCACCGTCCGCGACGTCACCGGGCAGACCGTCGCCGGCGCCGCCCTGCAGGCCCGCGCGGTCTCCAGCCTGCTCAGCCCGCCCTTCACCCGCCTCCCCACCTGGCTGATCGCGCTGCTGGCCGTCGCCACCGCCGTCACGGCCGTCCTGGCACGCGGCATGTGGGGCTTCGGGCTCGCCATGCTGACGCTGGCCGCCGCGATTCCCCTGTGGCTGGGGAACATCCTGCTGCCCGGCGTGACGCTCTCGTACGCCGCGATTCTCGGCACGGCCCTCGTCGCCCTGGAACGCTGGTGGAACCTGCGGAACCTCAGCGTGCGCGACCCCCTGACCGGCTTCGGGAACCGCGTGGCCTTCACCCGCGCCCTCGAACAGCGCTGGGCCGGCCGCGCCGCCCGGCCGCTGGGCCTGCTGCTCGTCGACCTGAGCGGCTTTCGCAAGGTGAACGAACTGTACGGCCTGCAGGCCGGCGACGAACTGCTGCGCGACCTGTCCGGACGCATCATGAAACACAAACGCCGCGGCGACCTGATCTTCCGCTGGGGACCCGACGAGTTCGCGGTCCTGCTCGACAACGCCAGCACCCAGGACATGGCCCTCGTCACGCAGCGCCTGCAGGATTCCCTCGGGCAGCTCTCCTACCGTGACCTGCACGTCCGCACCAGCGTCGGGGCCGCCCGCACCAGTCCCGACATCCAGACGCCCATCGACCTCGTGGAGGCGGCCAGCCGCAGCCGCTACCGCGTGAAATACCAGCGCGAACAGCGGGGCTAG
- a CDS encoding FecR family protein: MKVTAPAAVPKLHSNLRVVPLTALLLLGGAAFALAAGSAPTLSAVQGSVETLGEAGTWAAQPAGAAVTTSLRTGTGRAVLTTGNGQVVMGSASQLRRLRDEADLTQGRFFLRGPVAVHVAGNHVVMDSPGQIRVDLDGRVTRRVAVLTGQARVDLGGRLITVRAAQQLNLGSGQLSAFRETDPWYASQFRGLGSANVEATRGMVHIEQGGRTRVADVGETLDPGSRLNTDAGAWAEVGFTGGGYLRLNEQSELSVLAVERTERGREVLLKLSRGTAWNVVQKGQGGYRLDTPVVSTAVRGTVFRVDASGTVKVFEGQVALPGNADQTVSAGQQRAESGALGTLTPDALDRFNQSLDAERARPLTLALPRGARSMQDLTLSARSLPDATVTASVAGRSVTLSGAGGAFRLERLEDSLPEGRYEAQVTARRLGQTVTGRAPVVIDRTAPTVTFRATRSGRILHLTGDVQDSGSLISGTHVQLSVTLGGATYRRLVRPGPAALDWTLPLARPDATGHLTLKDEAGNERHVEIP, translated from the coding sequence ATGAAGGTGACGGCCCCCGCAGCAGTTCCGAAGCTCCACTCGAACCTCCGGGTCGTTCCCCTGACGGCGCTGCTCCTGCTGGGCGGCGCCGCCTTCGCCCTCGCAGCCGGCAGCGCCCCGACCCTCAGTGCCGTGCAGGGCAGCGTCGAGACGCTCGGAGAGGCCGGCACCTGGGCCGCCCAGCCCGCCGGCGCCGCCGTGACCACCTCGCTGCGCACCGGCACGGGCCGCGCGGTCCTGACCACCGGGAACGGGCAGGTCGTGATGGGCAGCGCCTCGCAGTTGCGCCGCCTGCGGGACGAGGCGGACCTCACGCAGGGCCGCTTCTTCCTGCGCGGACCGGTCGCCGTGCATGTCGCCGGTAACCACGTCGTGATGGACAGCCCCGGGCAGATCCGGGTGGACCTCGACGGCCGGGTCACGCGCCGCGTCGCCGTGCTGACCGGACAGGCCCGCGTGGACCTGGGCGGACGCCTGATCACCGTGCGCGCCGCGCAGCAACTGAACCTGGGAAGCGGGCAGCTGAGCGCCTTCCGGGAAACGGACCCCTGGTACGCCTCGCAGTTCCGCGGGCTGGGCAGCGCGAACGTCGAGGCGACCCGCGGCATGGTGCACATCGAACAAGGCGGCCGCACGCGGGTCGCGGACGTCGGCGAGACCCTGGACCCCGGCAGCCGCCTGAACACCGACGCGGGCGCCTGGGCCGAGGTGGGCTTCACGGGCGGCGGCTACCTGCGCCTGAACGAACAGAGCGAACTGAGCGTCCTGGCCGTCGAACGCACCGAACGGGGCCGCGAGGTCCTGCTGAAACTCTCACGCGGCACCGCCTGGAACGTCGTGCAGAAGGGACAGGGCGGCTACCGCCTCGACACCCCGGTCGTCAGTACCGCCGTGCGCGGCACGGTCTTCCGCGTGGACGCCAGCGGGACCGTGAAGGTCTTCGAGGGGCAGGTGGCGCTGCCGGGCAACGCCGACCAGACCGTCAGCGCCGGACAGCAACGCGCGGAGAGTGGCGCCCTGGGCACCCTGACGCCCGACGCTCTCGACCGCTTCAACCAGTCGCTGGACGCCGAACGCGCCCGCCCACTCACCCTGGCCCTGCCGCGAGGGGCGCGCAGCATGCAGGACCTGACCCTCAGCGCCCGCAGCCTGCCCGACGCCACCGTGACCGCCAGCGTCGCCGGCCGCAGCGTGACCCTCAGCGGCGCGGGCGGCGCATTCCGCCTCGAACGCCTCGAAGACAGCCTCCCGGAGGGCCGCTACGAGGCGCAGGTCACCGCGCGCCGCCTCGGGCAGACCGTCACGGGCCGCGCTCCCGTCGTGATCGACCGCACCGCCCCCACCGTCACGTTCCGCGCCACCCGCTCCGGGCGGATCCTGCACCTCACGGGCGACGTGCAGGACAGCGGCTCGCTCATCAGCGGCACCCACGTGCAGCTTAGCGTGACCCTCGGCGGCGCCACGTACCGCCGTCTCGTCAGGCCCGGCCCCGCCGCGCTCGACTGGACCCTCCCGCTGGCCCGCCCGGACGCCACGGGTCACCTCACCCTGAAGGACGAGGCAGGCAACGAACGCCATGTTGAGATCCCCTGA
- a CDS encoding ABC-F family ATP-binding cassette domain-containing protein, with protein MLVAVVDASKEYGPLTVLSEVNFAVQPGDRVGLVGRNGAGKSTLLKLLTGQLTPDGGTVKRAPGVRVRSLQQDPVFPDGATIDSVLNAAFQDLDALEAELSAAAAAMSSGTPESILHHEALLEHYQRRGGFERRSRKDAVTLAFGFRGRENDLAASLSGGERTRLGLAALLVENPDVLLLDEPTNHLDIVMVEWLEGFLGRYPGAVLVISHDRTFLDTVTRETAYLRGGTLKMYAGNYTKFRELLEVEQEQQAARHAIESKQIASLQASADRMKIWGLGMSKLARRAKAMQARVDRMQSRATAAPAAEQRTARITFHAPESGDVILDARHVTRVLPGGRTLFRDVSVQIRRGERIAIIGRNGAGKTTFLRTLLGLEKSDDPRTRLLTGARVTVGYYDQALRGVDPNDTLYDVARAYTQKDPQAHDLLGTFMFPYDQHDKQARILSGGERARLALLKLAQEDHNLLVMDEPTNHLDMEMVESLEVALEDFGGTLMMVSHDRAFIEGLADRIWLIEDGQFYEYPGWEDYKAKHRTAAELEAEALAAAPKAAPKPAAPKAKGLWHLKREVEAIEADIARLEAQLEEAQAALNAAPADADFVALGQAAHDLEVQLEAKMAAWGERQAEVEEKGG; from the coding sequence GTGCTTGTTGCCGTCGTGGATGCCAGTAAGGAGTACGGTCCGCTGACCGTGCTCAGCGAAGTGAATTTTGCCGTGCAGCCGGGCGACCGGGTGGGTCTGGTCGGCCGCAACGGGGCCGGGAAAAGCACGCTGCTGAAACTCCTGACCGGGCAGCTCACCCCCGACGGGGGCACCGTGAAACGCGCGCCCGGCGTGCGGGTCCGGTCGCTGCAGCAGGATCCGGTGTTCCCGGACGGCGCGACCATCGACAGCGTCCTGAACGCCGCCTTCCAGGACCTCGACGCACTGGAGGCCGAACTGAGCGCCGCCGCCGCCGCCATGAGCAGCGGCACACCCGAGAGCATCCTGCACCACGAGGCGCTGCTGGAACACTACCAGCGCCGGGGGGGCTTCGAGCGCCGCAGCCGCAAGGACGCCGTGACCCTGGCCTTCGGGTTCCGGGGCCGCGAGAACGACTTGGCCGCCAGCCTCAGCGGCGGGGAACGGACCCGGCTGGGTCTGGCGGCGCTGCTGGTCGAGAACCCGGACGTGCTGCTGCTCGACGAGCCCACCAACCACCTGGACATCGTGATGGTCGAGTGGCTGGAAGGCTTCCTGGGCCGCTACCCGGGCGCGGTGCTGGTCATCAGTCACGACCGTACCTTCCTGGACACCGTGACCCGCGAGACCGCTTACCTGCGCGGCGGCACCCTGAAGATGTACGCCGGGAACTACACCAAGTTCCGCGAACTGCTGGAAGTCGAGCAGGAGCAGCAGGCCGCCCGGCACGCCATCGAGAGCAAGCAGATCGCCAGCCTGCAGGCCAGCGCGGACCGCATGAAGATCTGGGGTCTGGGCATGAGCAAACTCGCCCGGCGCGCCAAGGCCATGCAGGCCCGCGTGGACCGCATGCAGAGCCGCGCGACCGCCGCCCCGGCCGCCGAGCAGCGCACGGCCCGCATCACCTTCCACGCGCCGGAAAGTGGCGACGTGATCCTGGACGCCCGGCACGTCACGCGCGTGCTGCCGGGGGGTCGCACCCTGTTCCGGGACGTGAGCGTGCAGATCCGCCGGGGTGAACGCATCGCCATCATCGGGCGCAACGGGGCGGGGAAGACCACCTTCCTGCGGACCCTGCTGGGCCTGGAGAAAAGCGACGACCCCCGCACGCGCCTGCTGACCGGGGCGCGCGTGACGGTCGGGTACTACGATCAGGCGCTGCGCGGCGTGGACCCCAACGACACGCTCTACGACGTGGCCCGCGCGTACACCCAGAAGGACCCGCAGGCGCACGACCTGCTGGGCACCTTCATGTTCCCGTACGACCAGCACGACAAGCAGGCCCGCATCCTCTCGGGCGGCGAACGGGCCCGCCTGGCCCTGCTGAAACTCGCGCAGGAGGACCACAACCTGCTGGTCATGGACGAACCCACCAACCACCTGGACATGGAGATGGTCGAGAGCCTGGAAGTCGCGCTGGAGGACTTCGGCGGCACCCTGATGATGGTCAGCCACGACCGCGCCTTCATCGAGGGCCTCGCCGACCGCATCTGGCTGATCGAGGACGGGCAGTTCTACGAGTACCCCGGCTGGGAGGACTACAAGGCCAAGCACCGCACGGCCGCCGAACTGGAAGCCGAGGCGCTGGCCGCCGCCCCGAAGGCCGCCCCCAAGCCTGCCGCGCCGAAAGCGAAGGGCCTGTGGCACCTCAAGCGCGAGGTCGAGGCCATCGAGGCGGACATCGCCCGCCTGGAGGCGCAGCTGGAAGAGGCGCAGGCCGCCCTGAACGCCGCGCCCGCCGACGCCGACTTCGTGGCGCTGGGGCAGGCGGCGCACGACCTGGAAGTGCAGCTGGAGGCGAAGATGGCCGCCTGGGGTGAGCGGCAGGCCGAGGTCGAGGAGAAGGGCGGCTGA
- a CDS encoding DUF1540 domain-containing protein codes for MNDDTQSMVSRCDATTCRFNEDMNCTAGQIEVSMSGQTAQCLTFAPADAMNESQSARADN; via the coding sequence ATGAACGACGACACCCAGAGCATGGTCAGCCGCTGCGACGCCACCACCTGCCGCTTCAACGAGGACATGAACTGCACCGCCGGCCAGATCGAGGTCAGCATGAGCGGCCAGACCGCCCAGTGCCTCACCTTCGCCCCGGCCGACGCCATGAACGAAAGCCAGAGCGCCCGCGCCGACAACTGA
- a CDS encoding toxic anion resistance protein has product MSDGTSGPLTPPDSLLKAPDAVPAVRAQEAPEMVPLSAEDRARLDQMARAFAQDVLSAGAHTPEFKRKLDAVHELGLPEQRAAAQSSNRMLDRPLRATKVGALAEGSDILRGLTDLRRTVEDLDPSRAATPRRFLGLLPGGKKVQNALDKYQSAQSHLNGILEALYRGQDELRRDNATIETEKVHLWDTMQKLRQYAHVGKAVDEALTQRLQELQATDPDKARMVSEELLFAVRQRVTDLLTQLAVSIQGYLALDLVRRNNLELIKGVDRATTTTVSALKTALMVSQALGTQQAVLGQVTALNDTTGKMIGSTASLLRQQSTEIQRQAGSATVDPQIIQAAFRDVYGALDAISSYRQQALERFQDTMQVLDKEVAQAQTYLDRERQQASRELAQDLNVTPQGELKI; this is encoded by the coding sequence ATGAGCGATGGTACTTCCGGTCCGCTGACTCCCCCCGATTCCCTGCTGAAAGCGCCGGACGCCGTCCCGGCCGTGCGGGCGCAGGAAGCGCCGGAGATGGTGCCACTGTCCGCCGAGGACCGCGCACGGCTCGACCAGATGGCCCGCGCCTTCGCTCAGGACGTCCTGAGCGCCGGGGCGCACACCCCGGAATTCAAACGCAAGCTGGACGCCGTGCATGAACTCGGCCTGCCCGAACAGCGGGCCGCCGCGCAGAGCAGCAACCGCATGCTGGACCGCCCGCTGCGCGCCACCAAGGTCGGCGCACTCGCCGAGGGCAGCGACATCCTGCGCGGCCTGACCGACCTGCGCCGCACCGTCGAGGACCTGGACCCCAGCCGCGCGGCCACGCCCCGCCGCTTCCTGGGCCTGCTGCCCGGCGGGAAGAAGGTGCAGAACGCCCTGGACAAGTACCAGAGCGCGCAGTCGCACCTGAACGGCATCCTGGAGGCGCTGTACCGCGGTCAGGACGAACTGCGCCGCGACAACGCCACCATCGAGACCGAGAAGGTGCACCTGTGGGACACCATGCAGAAACTCCGGCAGTACGCGCACGTCGGGAAGGCCGTGGACGAGGCCCTCACGCAGCGCCTCCAGGAGTTGCAGGCCACCGACCCCGACAAGGCCCGCATGGTCAGCGAGGAACTGCTGTTCGCGGTGCGGCAGCGCGTGACGGACCTGCTGACCCAGCTGGCCGTCAGCATCCAGGGCTACCTGGCGCTGGACCTCGTGCGGCGCAACAACCTCGAACTGATCAAGGGCGTGGACCGCGCCACGACCACCACCGTCAGCGCCCTGAAGACCGCGCTGATGGTCTCGCAGGCCCTCGGGACGCAACAGGCCGTGCTGGGTCAGGTGACGGCCCTGAACGACACGACCGGCAAGATGATCGGCTCGACCGCCAGCCTGCTGCGCCAGCAGAGCACCGAGATCCAGCGGCAGGCGGGCAGCGCCACCGTGGACCCGCAGATCATCCAGGCGGCGTTCCGGGACGTGTACGGCGCGCTGGACGCCATCAGCTCGTACCGGCAGCAGGCGCTGGAACGCTTCCAGGACACCATGCAGGTGCTGGACAAGGAGGTCGCGCAGGCGCAGACGTACCTGGACCGCGAGCGGCAGCAGGCGTCCCGCGAACTCGCGCAGGACCTGAACGTCACGCCACAGGGCGAGCTGAAAATCTGA
- a CDS encoding GNAT family protein, with protein sequence MPTPPNVTLPVLTLRDRRDDDLPTLWRWLHAESGPEWKRWDAPYFHAGSGPSTLSLTDFTARERGRAPDPHGQIIALSGACIGQVTRHEEAPAGGGWWELGLLIFDPRHWGGGLGTRALDLWAAATFEQTDAHVLTLTTWGGNERMVRAAARAGFRECARIPQARAWAGQRWDSVKLAQVRTDRAAGQAP encoded by the coding sequence ATGCCCACACCGCCCAACGTGACCCTGCCCGTCCTGACCCTGCGTGACCGCCGTGACGACGACCTGCCCACCCTCTGGCGCTGGCTGCATGCCGAGAGCGGCCCGGAATGGAAACGCTGGGACGCCCCGTACTTTCACGCGGGCAGCGGGCCGTCCACGCTGTCCCTGACGGACTTCACGGCCCGCGAGCGTGGTCGTGCGCCCGATCCGCACGGGCAGATCATCGCGCTCAGCGGCGCGTGTATCGGGCAGGTCACCCGCCACGAGGAAGCCCCGGCGGGCGGCGGCTGGTGGGAGCTGGGCCTGCTGATCTTCGACCCCCGGCACTGGGGCGGCGGGCTGGGCACGCGGGCGCTGGACCTGTGGGCGGCGGCGACCTTCGAGCAGACGGACGCGCACGTCCTGACCCTGACCACCTGGGGCGGCAACGAACGCATGGTGCGGGCCGCCGCCCGCGCCGGTTTCCGCGAGTGCGCCCGCATCCCGCAGGCCCGCGCTTGGGCCGGGCAGCGCTGGGACAGCGTGAAACTCGCGCAGGTGCGGACCGACCGGGCCGCTGGTCAGGCGCCCTGA
- a CDS encoding BsuPI-related putative proteinase inhibitor, with product MTPRIRTALLSIALLGTLSAQAQVSIFTIPALPPRSAAPAPTTPAPSTPAPVTPAPVTPAPTTPARPALNPALTTPHSANLSGPASLRGGQDTTWTFNLTNEGENPIELQHGACDVRFEVLNAAGKVVRANPTNTVCTMQLVVTNVAPGETMDVQSVRWNGRGSDGKALPAGEYTIRAYFNGAGVSIVATDYPVTLEN from the coding sequence ATGACGCCCCGCATCCGCACGGCCCTGCTGTCCATCGCCCTGCTCGGCACGCTGTCCGCCCAGGCCCAGGTGAGCATCTTCACCATTCCGGCCCTGCCGCCCCGCAGCGCCGCGCCGGCCCCCACCACGCCCGCGCCCAGCACCCCAGCACCCGTCACTCCGGCACCCGTCACTCCGGCACCCACCACCCCGGCCCGGCCGGCCCTGAACCCCGCGCTGACCACCCCGCACAGCGCCAACCTGAGCGGCCCCGCCAGCCTGCGCGGCGGGCAGGACACCACCTGGACCTTCAACCTGACCAACGAGGGCGAGAACCCCATCGAGTTGCAGCACGGAGCCTGCGACGTACGCTTCGAGGTCCTGAACGCCGCCGGCAAGGTCGTGCGCGCCAACCCCACGAACACGGTCTGCACCATGCAGCTGGTCGTCACGAACGTCGCGCCCGGCGAGACCATGGACGTGCAGAGCGTCCGCTGGAACGGCCGGGGCAGCGACGGCAAGGCCCTGCCTGCCGGGGAGTACACCATCCGCGCCTACTTCAACGGAGCGGGCGTGAGCATCGTCGCCACCGATTACCCGGTCACGCTGGAAAACTGA
- a CDS encoding serine hydrolase, with protein sequence MRPSWRAPVFLSVSLLASAQAQATPDIPAAVTRLFGGPVQAAWLAPDLQAVLSAAQLQTALDGLRAQLGAFQRTEMQGGMAVAVFEKGQLGVQAALDDQGRFTGLRFTPLVATTDATGTGSPRELLKRIFGGPLDPALFSPAFLEALPAAQLQSFLEGLRAQYGPLQDVQLSATGATLIFENGPLTVRQFTLDAQGRVTALVVAPVTPEVTFGSPDEARAAFAALPGQVSLLVQEVGVQGGAPLVALNAARPLAVGSTFKLAILAELQAQVSAGQRAWTDELTLTDADRSLPSGTLQDAPTGSRYTLRDLAARMISQSDNTATDLLLNAVGRAGVEARFGQRPMPGTREAFALKNPANAALLAEYRAAVLNVPARRAVLDRARVAPLPATSAFAGGPLARDVEWFASTGRLCRLMGEVAALKETQLNPGVADPAEFRSVSFKGGSEPGVLNLTTQVTTPAGRTYCVSATWNDARPLNDPQFLALYGGVLRLLR encoded by the coding sequence ATGCGACCTTCCTGGCGTGCCCCGGTGTTCCTGAGCGTCTCCCTGCTGGCGTCCGCGCAGGCGCAGGCCACCCCGGACATCCCGGCTGCCGTGACGCGGCTGTTCGGCGGGCCGGTGCAGGCGGCGTGGCTGGCCCCGGACCTCCAGGCGGTCCTGAGTGCCGCGCAGCTTCAGACGGCGCTGGACGGCCTGCGCGCGCAGCTGGGCGCCTTCCAGCGCACCGAGATGCAGGGCGGAATGGCCGTGGCCGTGTTCGAGAAGGGGCAACTGGGCGTGCAGGCCGCGCTGGACGACCAGGGACGTTTCACGGGCCTGCGCTTCACGCCGCTGGTGGCGACCACGGACGCGACCGGGACCGGCTCGCCGCGTGAGCTGCTGAAGCGCATCTTCGGGGGACCGCTGGACCCGGCGCTGTTCTCCCCGGCGTTCCTGGAGGCGCTGCCCGCAGCGCAGTTGCAGTCCTTCCTGGAGGGCCTGCGCGCCCAGTACGGCCCGCTTCAGGACGTGCAACTCAGCGCGACCGGCGCCACCCTGATCTTCGAGAACGGCCCGCTGACCGTCCGGCAGTTCACGCTGGACGCTCAGGGCCGCGTGACCGCGCTGGTCGTCGCACCCGTCACGCCAGAAGTGACCTTCGGCTCGCCCGACGAGGCGCGCGCCGCGTTCGCCGCGCTGCCCGGACAGGTCAGCCTGCTGGTGCAGGAGGTGGGCGTTCAGGGCGGCGCCCCGCTCGTCGCCCTGAACGCGGCGCGGCCGCTGGCGGTCGGGTCCACCTTCAAACTGGCGATCCTGGCCGAGTTGCAGGCGCAGGTCAGCGCCGGGCAGCGTGCCTGGACCGACGAACTGACCCTGACGGACGCCGACCGCAGCCTCCCCAGCGGCACGTTGCAGGACGCGCCGACCGGCAGCCGGTACACGCTGCGGGACCTCGCGGCGCGCATGATCTCGCAGAGCGACAACACCGCCACGGACCTGCTGCTGAACGCCGTGGGCCGCGCGGGCGTGGAGGCCCGGTTCGGTCAGCGGCCCATGCCGGGCACCCGCGAGGCCTTCGCGCTGAAGAACCCCGCGAACGCCGCGCTGCTCGCGGAGTACCGCGCCGCCGTCCTGAACGTCCCGGCGCGGCGGGCGGTGCTGGACCGGGCGCGCGTGGCCCCGCTGCCCGCCACCTCGGCGTTCGCGGGCGGTCCCCTGGCGCGGGACGTGGAATGGTTCGCCAGCACGGGGCGTCTGTGCCGCCTGATGGGTGAGGTTGCCGCGCTGAAGGAGACGCAGCTGAACCCCGGCGTGGCCGACCCCGCCGAGTTCCGCAGCGTCAGCTTCAAGGGCGGCAGCGAACCCGGCGTGCTGAACCTGACCACCCAGGTCACCACCCCGGCGGGGCGCACGTACTGCGTGAGCGCCACCTGGAACGACGCCCGCCCCCTGAACGACCCGCAGTTCCTGGCACTGTACGGCGGCGTGCTGCGCCTGCTGCGCTGA
- the gatC gene encoding Asp-tRNA(Asn)/Glu-tRNA(Gln) amidotransferase subunit GatC → MIDAAQIDHLAQLARLHLTPEERTAMQGDLTRVLGYFEQLNEVDTSGVQEMQRPVDLVNVLRDDVPGAVFPQAAVTALAPESMPDGHIRVPRTVEAD, encoded by the coding sequence ATGATCGACGCGGCCCAGATAGACCACCTCGCGCAGCTTGCCCGGCTGCACCTGACCCCGGAGGAACGCACCGCCATGCAGGGCGACCTGACCCGCGTGCTGGGGTACTTCGAGCAGCTGAACGAGGTGGACACCAGCGGCGTGCAGGAAATGCAGCGCCCGGTCGACCTCGTGAACGTCCTGCGCGACGACGTGCCCGGCGCGGTCTTCCCGCAGGCCGCCGTGACCGCCCTCGCCCCCGAGAGCATGCCCGACGGTCACATCCGCGTTCCCCGCACCGTGGAGGCCGACTGA
- the serS gene encoding serine--tRNA ligase, producing the protein MLDLKFIRENAGAVRHAAQVKGVSIDIDELLRVDRELVDLKQRVEAMQAERNANAKLVPKASPEERPALIQKGKDLAEEIRGLEPALRAHEDSLKVMLLRVPNIPHASVPVGRDDSENVELRREGQLPEFDFTPLDHVDLLEKQGWSDPERVARVSGSRSYLLKGEAVMLEMAVLMFAMDFLAGRGFTPLSTTALARPEAFVGSGHFPGGEDQVYRIEGDDLMLAGTAEVPVNSLYAGEQLHHEQLPITFAAISAAFRSEAGSAGRDVRGLIRVHEFRKVEQYVLCEASEEIGLEWFAKILANAEALLTALELPYRVVQNCTGDMGAGKVLMYDIETWVPSEQVYRETHSCSYLGDWQARRTGLRYRDAGGKLVFAHTLNNTGVAAPRILVPLLENHQQADGTIRIPEALRPYLGGKAVIGQPVR; encoded by the coding sequence ATGTTAGACCTGAAATTCATCCGTGAGAACGCCGGGGCTGTCAGGCACGCCGCGCAGGTCAAGGGCGTGAGCATCGACATCGACGAGCTGCTGCGCGTGGACCGCGAACTGGTGGACCTGAAGCAGCGCGTGGAGGCCATGCAGGCCGAACGCAACGCCAACGCGAAACTCGTGCCGAAAGCCAGCCCGGAGGAACGCCCGGCGCTGATCCAGAAAGGCAAGGACCTCGCCGAGGAGATCAGGGGCCTGGAACCCGCCCTGCGCGCCCACGAGGACAGCCTGAAGGTCATGCTGCTGCGCGTCCCGAACATCCCGCACGCGTCCGTGCCGGTCGGGCGTGACGACAGCGAGAACGTCGAACTGCGCCGCGAGGGACAACTGCCCGAGTTCGACTTCACGCCGCTGGACCACGTGGACCTGCTGGAGAAACAGGGCTGGAGCGACCCAGAGCGCGTGGCCCGCGTGTCCGGCAGCCGCAGCTACCTGCTGAAGGGCGAGGCGGTCATGCTGGAGATGGCGGTGCTGATGTTCGCCATGGACTTCCTGGCCGGGCGGGGCTTCACGCCGCTGTCCACCACCGCCCTGGCCCGCCCCGAGGCGTTCGTGGGCAGCGGGCACTTCCCCGGCGGGGAGGACCAGGTGTACCGGATCGAGGGCGACGACCTGATGCTGGCCGGGACCGCCGAGGTGCCCGTGAACAGCCTGTACGCCGGAGAGCAGCTGCACCACGAGCAGCTGCCGATCACGTTCGCCGCGATCAGCGCCGCGTTCCGCAGCGAGGCCGGATCGGCCGGGCGGGACGTGCGCGGACTGATCCGCGTGCACGAGTTCCGCAAGGTCGAGCAGTACGTGCTGTGCGAGGCCAGCGAGGAAATCGGCCTGGAGTGGTTCGCGAAGATCCTGGCGAACGCCGAGGCGCTCCTGACGGCCCTGGAACTCCCGTACCGCGTCGTGCAGAACTGCACCGGCGACATGGGTGCCGGCAAGGTCCTGATGTACGACATCGAAACCTGGGTGCCCAGCGAGCAGGTGTACCGCGAGACGCACTCCTGCTCGTACCTGGGCGACTGGCAGGCCCGCCGCACCGGCCTGCGCTACCGCGACGCGGGCGGCAAACTGGTCTTCGCGCACACCCTGAACAACACGGGCGTCGCCGCGCCCCGCATCCTGGTGCCGCTGCTGGAAAACCACCAGCAGGCCGACGGGACCATCCGCATTCCCGAGGCGCTGCGCCCCTACCTGGGCGGCAAGGCCGTGATCGGGCAGCCCGTCCGCTGA